The Brevundimonas sp. SORGH_AS_0993 genome segment TGTCGATCCACAGACCGGGGATTTCGGTCGCCAAATGGGTTTCGAAAGTCCGTGCGATCAGGGCGGGCGTTTCCGGATCGCCTAGGGCGAAGCCCGTGCGGATCGCCTCGGTCTGGGCCCACAGGCGGCGGCCGGCGTCGAGGGTCGCGCCGTCCGGCCCGGTCTCCCGGATCAGGAAACCGTCATGTCGGCCGTGTGTCGTCGCCTGACGATGCAGCCCGTGCGCCGCCGAACCGTCATCCAGGCCGAGACCGGCCGCCAGGGTCAGCAGCCAGGCCCATTCCTCCAGATGACCCGGCTCGATCACCCGACCCGTCGCCGGATCTGGCGACCAGTCGGCGGTGAAATACTCGCGCACGGCGCCATCGACGATCAGCCGGTCGCGGGCCAGGGCCAGAAGGGATCGCGCCGCCGCCTCGAACGCCGGATCGGGCGCGGTCGCCTGCCAGGCCAGCAGGGCCTCCAGCATATGCATATGGGGGTTCTGGCGCCGGGGCAGGGCGAGGCGGCAGGGCTTCATGCCAGCCGCCGTGCGGCGCGGTCATGCGGGCGTTGAGCGCGGCCAGGGTGTCCACCGCCAGAGGGCGGGCGCGGCAGTCGTTCAGCACACGATGCGCCGCCGCCAGGGCGAACAGGACGAAGGCCAGGTCGTAGAGATCCGGCGCGTCGTCCACGACGGCGCCCGCGTCGTCCGTCGCCGTGACCCAAAGATCGTCGTCACGGCGATAGTCGGCGATCAATCGGTCCAGGCCCCGTTCAGCGACCGCGCGGCCGGGCGTCCAGCCCAGGGCCGCCGCTTCGCAAAAGACATAGACCTGGCGCGCCTGGACGCGGGTGCGGCGGGGGCGGCCCGTGACCGGCCGGCCCTCGAAATCCAGCTGCTCGTAGAAGCGACCCTGATTGTCCAGGCCGTGTTCGGCCCACAGCGGCAGAGCCTGGTCGAACAGCCAGATCCGAATCCGGTCTTTGGCGGCGGAAAGCGTCGTCATGGCCTCGGCTTAAGGCGCTGAGCGGCGGGCGCCAAGGCCCAGGCTCCAGGTGGCGCACGAAGGGTGTGGCTCGTTGCAAAGGGCAACGCGAAGTGAGGCCGCGCGATTTGGCCCCCGCGTCCGATCTTGCTAGGACGACCTCATGTTCCGGGTCCGGCCGCGCCGCCGCCCGACCCTGCCCGCCCCAGTTCCAGAGAGCGCGACCCCATGATCCCCTTC includes the following:
- a CDS encoding AGE family epimerase/isomerase, encoding MKPCRLALPRRQNPHMHMLEALLAWQATAPDPAFEAAARSLLALARDRLIVDGAVREYFTADWSPDPATGRVIEPGHLEEWAWLLTLAAGLGLDDGSAAHGLHRQATTHGRHDGFLIRETGPDGATLDAGRRLWAQTEAIRTGFALGDPETPALIARTFETHLATEIPGLWIDSYEADGRSPDRAAPASSFYHLMTAFSELLRSEA